A genomic window from Sulfurimonas paralvinellae includes:
- a CDS encoding response regulator transcription factor, which produces MSANIVIVEDEEDLLELLEYHLEKEGFETTGFLNTKTVAQMLEEEDVDLLIMDRNLPGVEGSEFVKGLREDGFDTPVIFLSAKDSDEDIEEGFVRGGDDYITKPFNMKELLLRVRSVLKRTSKKVSSGKLHFRDLVLDNDTREVFVDGKNIEVTKLEFDLLSEFIKNKNSVLERDYLLENVWGDSENYQYKTVNVAINRLKEKIDPDKSKDYIQTVRGVGYKLC; this is translated from the coding sequence ATGAGTGCAAATATCGTCATTGTAGAAGATGAAGAGGATCTCCTTGAACTTTTAGAGTATCATTTAGAAAAAGAGGGGTTTGAAACTACTGGGTTTTTAAATACGAAAACGGTAGCGCAGATGCTTGAAGAAGAAGATGTTGACCTGCTCATTATGGATAGAAACCTTCCCGGAGTGGAGGGGAGTGAGTTTGTTAAAGGGCTGCGTGAGGATGGCTTTGACACTCCTGTTATCTTTTTGAGTGCAAAAGACAGTGATGAAGACATAGAAGAAGGCTTTGTGCGAGGCGGAGATGATTACATCACAAAACCTTTCAATATGAAAGAACTTCTTTTACGTGTCCGTTCTGTTTTGAAAAGAACTTCAAAAAAAGTAAGTAGCGGGAAGTTGCATTTTAGAGATCTGGTTCTTGATAATGACACAAGAGAGGTCTTTGTCGATGGTAAGAATATTGAAGTTACGAAACTTGAGTTTGATCTTTTGAGTGAATTTATCAAAAATAAAAACTCGGTACTAGAGCGTGATTATCTACTGGAGAATGTCTGGGGAGACAGTGAAAATTATCAATATAAGACTGTCAATGTAGCGATTAACAGACTGAAAGAAAAAATAGACCCTGATAAATCAAAAGATTATATTCAGACGGTTCGGGGGGTTGGTTACAAGCTGTGTTAA
- a CDS encoding beta strand repeat-containing protein — protein sequence MCGGNLPDFTVTAASTTGQTSSATANVNPADTDTNEPLTLTVTPVDGPFVEDSTNAGDTVATSTANDPDGGDITYTIDDTTNYAIDASTGTVTLTAAGAAVVNGGGNLPDFTVTAASTTGQTSSATANVNPADTDTNEPLTLTVTPVDGPFVEDSTNAGDTVATSTANDPDGGDITYTIDDTTNYAIDASTGTVTLTAAGAAVVNGGGNLPDFTVTAASTTGQTSSATANVNPADTDTNEPLTLTVTPVDGPFVEDSTNAGDTVATSTANDPDGGDITYTIDDTTNYAIDASTGTVTLTAAGAAVVNGGGNLPDFTVTAASTTGQTSSATANVNPADTDTNEPLTLTVTPVDGPFVEDSTNAGDTVATSTANDPDGGDITYTIDDTTNYAIDASTGTVTLTAAGAAVVNGGGNLPDFTVTAASTTGQTSSATANVNPADTDTNEPLTLTVTPVDGPFVEDSTNAGDTVATSTANDPDGGDITYTIDDTTNYAIDASTGTVTLTAAGAAVVNGGGNLPDFTVTAASTTGQTSSATANVNPADTDTNEPLTLTVTPVDGPFVEDSTNAGDTVATSTANDPDGGDITYTIDDTTNYAIDASTGTVTLTAAGAAVVNGGGNLPDFTVTAASTTGQTSSATANVNPADTDTNEPLTLTVTPVDGPFVEDSTNAGDTVATSTANDPDGGDITYTIDDTTNYAIDASTGTVTLTAAGAAVVNGGGNLPDFTVTAASTTGQTSSATANVNPADTDTNEPLTLTVTPVDGPFVEDSTNAGDTVQHPLQMTLTAAISPTQ from the coding sequence ATGTGTGGTGGCAATCTTCCAGACTTTACTGTAACAGCAGCCTCTACAACAGGACAAACTTCCTCTGCTACAGCCAATGTAAACCCAGCCGATACCGATACAAATGAGCCATTAACATTAACAGTGACTCCGGTAGACGGTCCATTCGTAGAAGACAGCACAAACGCAGGCGATACAGTAGCAACATCCACTGCAAATGACCCTGACGGCGGCGATATCACCTACACAATAGATGACACAACAAACTATGCCATCGATGCATCTACTGGAACAGTGACGCTCACAGCAGCAGGCGCAGCCGTAGTCAATGGTGGTGGCAATCTTCCAGACTTTACTGTAACAGCAGCCTCTACAACAGGACAAACTTCCTCTGCTACAGCCAATGTAAACCCAGCCGATACCGATACAAATGAGCCATTAACATTAACAGTGACTCCGGTAGACGGTCCATTCGTAGAAGACAGCACAAACGCAGGCGATACAGTAGCAACATCCACTGCAAATGACCCTGACGGCGGCGATATCACCTACACAATAGATGACACAACAAACTATGCCATCGATGCATCTACTGGAACAGTGACGCTCACAGCAGCAGGCGCAGCCGTAGTCAATGGTGGTGGCAATCTTCCAGACTTTACTGTAACAGCAGCCTCTACAACAGGACAAACTTCCTCTGCTACAGCCAATGTAAACCCAGCCGATACCGATACAAATGAGCCATTAACATTAACAGTGACTCCGGTAGACGGTCCATTCGTAGAAGACAGCACAAACGCAGGCGATACAGTAGCAACATCCACTGCAAATGACCCTGACGGCGGCGATATCACCTACACAATAGATGACACAACAAACTATGCCATCGATGCATCTACTGGAACAGTGACGCTCACAGCAGCAGGCGCAGCCGTAGTCAATGGTGGTGGCAATCTTCCAGACTTTACTGTAACAGCAGCCTCTACAACAGGACAAACTTCCTCTGCTACAGCCAATGTAAACCCAGCCGATACCGATACAAATGAGCCATTAACATTAACAGTGACTCCGGTAGACGGTCCATTCGTAGAAGACAGCACAAACGCAGGCGATACAGTAGCAACATCCACTGCAAATGACCCTGACGGCGGCGATATCACCTACACAATAGATGACACAACAAACTATGCCATCGATGCATCTACTGGAACAGTGACGCTCACAGCAGCAGGCGCAGCCGTAGTCAATGGTGGTGGCAATCTTCCAGACTTTACTGTAACAGCAGCCTCTACAACAGGACAAACTTCCTCTGCTACAGCCAATGTAAACCCAGCCGATACCGATACAAATGAGCCATTAACATTAACAGTGACTCCGGTAGACGGTCCATTCGTAGAAGACAGCACAAACGCAGGCGATACAGTAGCAACATCCACTGCAAATGACCCTGACGGCGGCGATATCACCTACACAATAGATGACACAACAAACTATGCCATCGATGCATCTACTGGAACAGTGACGCTCACAGCAGCAGGCGCAGCCGTAGTCAATGGTGGTGGCAATCTTCCAGACTTTACTGTAACAGCAGCCTCTACAACAGGACAAACTTCCTCTGCTACAGCCAATGTAAACCCAGCCGATACCGATACAAATGAGCCATTAACATTAACAGTGACTCCGGTAGACGGTCCATTCGTAGAAGACAGCACAAACGCAGGCGATACAGTAGCAACATCCACTGCAAATGACCCTGACGGCGGCGATATCACCTACACAATAGATGACACAACAAACTATGCCATCGATGCATCTACTGGAACAGTGACGCTCACAGCAGCAGGCGCAGCCGTAGTCAATGGTGGTGGCAATCTTCCAGACTTTACTGTAACAGCAGCCTCTACAACAGGACAAACTTCCTCTGCTACAGCCAATGTAAACCCAGCCGATACCGATACAAATGAGCCATTAACATTAACAGTGACTCCGGTAGACGGTCCATTCGTAGAAGACAGCACAAACGCAGGCGATACAGTAGCAACATCCACTGCAAATGACCCTGACGGCGGCGATATCACCTACACAATAGATGACACAACAAACTATGCCATCGATGCATCTACTGGAACAGTGACGCTCACAGCAGCAGGCGCAGCCGTAGTCAATGGTGGTGGCAATCTTCCAGACTTTACTGTAACAGCAGCCTCTACAACAGGACAAACTTCCTCTGCTACAGCCAATGTAAACCCAGCCGATACCGATACAAATGAGCCATTAACATTAACAGTGACTCCGGTAGACGGTCCATTCGTAGAAGACAGCACAAACGCAGGCGATACAGTACAACATCCACTGCAAATGACCCTGACGGCGGCGATATCACCTACACAATAG
- a CDS encoding beta strand repeat-containing protein, protein MTPVDGPFVEDSTNAGDTVATSTANDPDGGDITYTIDDTTNYAIDASTGTVTLTAAGAAVVNGGGNLPDFTVTAASTTGQTSSATANVNPADTDTNEPLTLTVTPVDGPFVEDSTNAGDTVATSTANDPDGGDITYTIDDTTNYAIDASTGTVTLTAAGAAVVNGGGNLPDFTVTAASTTGQTSSATANVNPADTDTNEPLTLTVTPVDGPFVEDSTNAGDTVATSTANDPDGGDITYTIDDTTNYAIDASTGTVTLTAAGAAVVNGGGNLPDFTVTAASTTGQTSSATANVNPADTDTNEPLTLTVTPVDGPFVEDSTNAGDTVATSTANDPDGGDITYTIDDTTNYAIDASTGTVTLTAAGAAVVNGGGNLPDFTVTAASTTGQTSSATANVNPADTDTNEPLTLTVTPVDGPFVEDSTNAGDTVATSTANDPDGGDITYTIDDTTNYAIDASTGTVTLTAAGAAVVNGGGNLPDFTVTAASTTGQTSSATANVNPADTDTNEPLTLTVTPVDGPFVEDSTNAGDTVATSTANDPDGGDITYTIDDTTNYAIDASTGTVTLTAAGAAVVNGGGNLPDFTVTAASTTGQTSSATANVNPADTDTNEPLTLTVTPVDGPFVEDSTNAGDTVATSTANDPDGGDITYTIDDTTNYAIDASTGTVTLTAAGAAVVNGGGNLPDFTVTAASTTGQTSSATANVNPADTDTNEPLTLTVTPVDGPFVEDSTNAGDTVATSTANDPDGGDITYTIDDTTNYAIDASTGTVTLTAAGAAVVNGGGNLPDFTVTAASTTGQTSSATANVNPADTDTNEPLTLTVTPVDGPFVEDSTNAGDTVATSTANDPDGGDITYTIDDTTNYAIDASTGTVTLTAAGAAVVNGGGNLPDFTVTAASTTGQTSSATANVNPADTDTNEPLTLTVTPVDGPFVEDSTNAGDTVATSTANDPDGGDITYTIDDTTNYAIDASTGTVTLTAAGAAVVNGGGNLPDFTVTAASTTGQTSSATANVNPADTTPNDNPPVAVDDIILTTVDEGDVISIAQGILTRNDYDLDLSDLNITNTYNAQAGNVSGVNPVSFIDQSSFGLLAQSADNTLEQPADSEANPLNNDIAHAVEISRAQFGQVSSAQSGEVGDSSLPSFKWTGYIDDDGSTRDRTDQDFIKVYLYAGEKIVLDIDNGDDGDRDTGIDDQDVDTYLVLYDAQGNELARNDDASADLGGTGSTDSDYHHGTSLDAYLEHTVTQDGYYYVDATAWDNSNNGISDDDGKYDLWISIDPVPGTDLATFDYDISDGKSSDSATVSVDTIADSNQIDGTDSNEILIGTVGVVDTLNGGGGDDEIVVDGTDIVDGGTGFDTVHIDTAITLDTTTTLDFSKLDNIEKIDFSTNSHNDTITNLSLDDVLDMTDTNNTLEITGDSADQVNVDTSGWTQQSAVDDGTVTTYTYSNDSTSDSVTLIVDDNLQNSGL, encoded by the coding sequence GTGACTCCGGTAGACGGTCCATTCGTAGAAGACAGCACAAACGCAGGCGATACAGTAGCAACATCCACTGCAAATGACCCTGACGGCGGCGATATCACCTACACAATAGATGACACAACAAACTATGCCATCGATGCATCTACTGGAACAGTGACGCTCACAGCAGCAGGCGCAGCCGTAGTCAATGGTGGTGGCAATCTTCCAGACTTTACTGTAACAGCAGCCTCTACAACAGGACAAACTTCCTCTGCTACAGCCAATGTAAACCCAGCCGATACCGATACAAATGAGCCATTAACATTAACAGTGACTCCGGTAGACGGTCCATTCGTAGAAGACAGCACAAACGCAGGCGATACAGTAGCAACATCCACTGCAAATGACCCTGACGGCGGCGATATCACCTACACAATAGATGACACAACAAACTATGCCATCGATGCATCTACTGGAACAGTGACGCTCACAGCAGCAGGCGCAGCCGTAGTCAATGGTGGTGGCAATCTTCCAGACTTTACTGTAACAGCAGCCTCTACAACAGGACAAACTTCCTCTGCTACAGCCAATGTAAACCCAGCCGATACCGATACAAATGAGCCATTAACATTAACAGTGACTCCGGTAGACGGTCCATTCGTAGAAGACAGCACAAACGCAGGCGATACAGTAGCAACATCCACTGCAAATGACCCTGACGGCGGCGATATCACCTACACAATAGATGACACAACAAACTATGCCATCGATGCATCTACTGGAACAGTGACGCTCACAGCAGCAGGCGCAGCCGTAGTCAATGGTGGTGGCAATCTTCCAGACTTTACTGTAACAGCAGCCTCTACAACAGGACAAACTTCCTCTGCTACAGCCAATGTAAACCCAGCCGATACCGATACAAATGAGCCATTAACATTAACAGTGACTCCGGTAGACGGTCCATTCGTAGAAGACAGCACAAACGCAGGCGATACAGTAGCAACATCCACTGCAAATGACCCTGACGGCGGCGATATCACCTACACAATAGATGACACAACAAACTATGCCATCGATGCATCTACTGGAACAGTGACGCTCACAGCAGCAGGCGCAGCCGTAGTCAATGGTGGTGGCAATCTTCCAGACTTTACTGTAACAGCAGCCTCTACAACAGGACAAACTTCCTCTGCTACAGCCAATGTAAACCCAGCCGATACCGATACAAATGAGCCATTAACATTAACAGTGACTCCGGTAGACGGTCCATTCGTAGAAGACAGCACAAACGCAGGCGATACAGTAGCAACATCCACTGCAAATGACCCTGACGGCGGCGATATCACCTACACAATAGATGACACAACAAACTATGCCATCGATGCATCTACTGGAACAGTGACGCTCACAGCAGCAGGCGCAGCCGTAGTCAATGGTGGTGGCAATCTTCCAGACTTTACTGTAACAGCAGCCTCTACAACAGGACAAACTTCCTCTGCTACAGCCAATGTAAACCCAGCCGATACCGATACAAATGAGCCATTAACATTAACAGTGACTCCGGTAGACGGTCCATTCGTAGAAGACAGCACAAACGCAGGCGATACAGTAGCAACATCCACTGCAAATGACCCTGACGGCGGCGATATCACCTACACAATAGATGACACAACAAACTATGCCATCGATGCATCTACTGGAACAGTGACGCTCACAGCAGCAGGCGCAGCCGTAGTCAATGGTGGTGGCAATCTTCCAGACTTTACTGTAACAGCAGCCTCTACAACAGGACAAACTTCCTCTGCTACAGCCAATGTAAACCCAGCCGATACCGATACAAATGAGCCATTAACATTAACAGTGACTCCGGTAGACGGTCCATTCGTAGAAGACAGCACAAACGCAGGCGATACAGTAGCAACATCCACTGCAAATGACCCTGACGGCGGCGATATCACCTACACAATAGATGACACAACAAACTATGCCATCGATGCATCTACTGGAACAGTGACGCTCACAGCAGCAGGCGCAGCCGTAGTCAATGGTGGTGGCAATCTTCCAGACTTTACTGTAACAGCAGCCTCTACAACAGGACAAACTTCCTCTGCTACAGCCAATGTAAACCCAGCCGATACCGATACAAATGAGCCATTAACATTAACAGTGACTCCGGTAGACGGTCCATTCGTAGAAGACAGCACAAACGCAGGCGATACAGTAGCAACATCCACTGCAAATGACCCTGACGGCGGCGATATCACCTACACAATAGATGACACAACAAACTATGCCATCGATGCATCTACTGGAACAGTGACGCTCACAGCAGCAGGCGCAGCCGTAGTCAATGGTGGTGGCAATCTTCCAGACTTTACTGTAACAGCAGCCTCTACAACAGGACAAACTTCCTCTGCTACAGCCAATGTAAACCCAGCCGATACCGATACAAATGAGCCATTAACATTAACAGTGACTCCGGTAGACGGTCCATTCGTAGAAGACAGCACAAACGCAGGCGATACAGTAGCAACATCCACTGCAAATGACCCTGACGGCGGCGATATCACCTACACAATAGATGACACAACAAACTATGCCATCGATGCATCTACTGGAACAGTGACGCTCACAGCAGCAGGCGCAGCCGTAGTCAATGGTGGTGGCAATCTTCCAGACTTTACTGTAACAGCAGCCTCTACAACAGGACAAACTTCCTCTGCTACAGCCAATGTAAACCCAGCCGATACCGATACAAATGAGCCATTAACATTAACAGTGACTCCGGTAGACGGTCCATTCGTAGAAGACAGCACAAACGCAGGCGATACAGTAGCAACATCCACTGCAAATGACCCTGACGGCGGCGATATCACCTACACAATAGATGACACAACAAACTATGCCATCGATGCATCTACTGGAACAGTGACGCTCACAGCAGCAGGCGCAGCCGTAGTCAATGGTGGTGGCAATCTTCCAGACTTTACTGTAACAGCAGCCTCTACAACAGGACAAACTTCCTCTGCTACAGCCAATGTAAACCCAGCCGATACAACTCCTAACGATAACCCTCCTGTTGCAGTAGATGATATAATCTTAACTACTGTCGATGAAGGTGATGTAATATCTATTGCACAAGGGATATTAACGAGAAATGATTATGATTTAGATTTGAGTGATTTAAATATTACAAATACATATAATGCTCAAGCAGGAAATGTAAGTGGTGTAAATCCTGTTTCTTTTATCGATCAATCTTCATTTGGTCTATTGGCACAGTCAGCGGATAATACGCTTGAACAACCTGCAGATTCTGAAGCTAATCCTTTAAATAATGATATTGCACATGCGGTGGAAATTTCAAGAGCTCAGTTTGGTCAAGTTAGCAGTGCTCAATCAGGAGAAGTAGGTGATTCAAGTTTACCAAGTTTTAAATGGACTGGTTATATTGATGATGATGGCTCTACACGTGATAGAACAGATCAAGATTTTATTAAAGTTTATTTATATGCTGGGGAAAAAATTGTTTTAGATATCGATAATGGAGATGATGGGGATAGAGATACTGGGATAGATGATCAAGATGTAGATACATATCTGGTTTTATATGATGCTCAAGGTAATGAATTAGCAAGAAATGATGATGCTTCTGCTGATTTAGGCGGAACTGGTTCTACAGATAGTGATTATCATCATGGGACATCTCTTGATGCTTATTTAGAGCATACAGTAACACAAGATGGTTATTATTATGTTGATGCTACTGCATGGGATAATTCTAACAATGGTATTTCAGATGATGATGGAAAATATGATTTATGGATCTCTATAGACCCTGTTCCAGGTACTGACTTAGCAACATTTGATTATGACATTAGTGATGGAAAAAGTTCGGATTCTGCTACTGTAAGTGTTGATACCATAGCAGATTCAAATCAAATAGATGGAACAGATAGTAATGAGATACTTATAGGAACTGTTGGTGTTGTTGATACTCTGAATGGCGGGGGTGGAGATGATGAGATTGTTGTTGATGGAACAGATATAGTGGATGGTGGTACAGGTTTTGATACAGTTCATATTGATACAGCTATTACTCTTGATACGACAACAACATTGGATTTTAGTAAGTTAGATAACATAGAAAAAATTGATTTTTCCACTAATAGTCATAATGATACAATAACAAATTTATCCTTAGATGATGTTCTTGACATGACAGATACCAATAATACGCTTGAAATTACAGGTGACAGTGCAGATCAGGTAAATGTCGATACAAGTGGATGGACTCAACAGAGTGCTGTAGATGATGGTACTGTGACAACATATACATATTCAAATGATTCTACATCAGACAGTGTTACACTCATTGTAGATGACAATTTGCAAAATTCAGGTTTATAA
- a CDS encoding beta strand repeat-containing protein: MTLTAAGAAVVNGGGNLPDFTVTAASTTGQTSSATANVNPADTDTNEPLTLTVTPVDGPFVEDSTNAGDTVATSTANDPDGGDITYTIDDTTNYAIDASTGTVTLTAAGAAVVNGGGNLPDFTVTAASTTGQTSSATANVNPADTDTNEPLTLTVTPVDGPFVEDSTNAGDTVATSTANDPDGGDITYTIDDTTNYAIDASTGTVTLTAAGAAVVNGGGNLPDFTVTAASTTGQTSSATANVNPADTDTNEPLTLTVTPVDGPFVEDSTNAGDTVATSTANDPDGGDITYTIDDTTNYAIDASTGTVTLTAAGAAVVNGGGNLPDFTVTAASTTGQTSSATANVNPADTDTNEPLTLTVTPVDGPFVEDSTNAGDTVATSTANDPDGGDITYTIDDTTNYAIDASTGTVTLTAAGAAVVNGGGNLPDFTVTAASTNRTNFLCYSQCKPSRYRTNEPLTLTVTRRRSIRRRQHKRRRYSSNIHCK; the protein is encoded by the coding sequence GTGACGCTCACAGCAGCAGGCGCAGCCGTAGTCAATGGTGGTGGCAATCTTCCAGACTTTACTGTAACAGCAGCCTCTACAACAGGACAAACTTCCTCTGCTACAGCCAATGTAAACCCAGCCGATACCGATACAAATGAGCCATTAACATTAACAGTGACTCCGGTAGACGGTCCATTCGTAGAAGACAGCACAAACGCAGGCGATACAGTAGCAACATCCACTGCAAATGACCCTGACGGCGGCGATATCACCTACACAATAGATGACACAACAAACTATGCCATCGATGCATCTACTGGAACAGTGACGCTCACAGCAGCAGGCGCAGCCGTAGTCAATGGTGGTGGCAATCTTCCAGACTTTACTGTAACAGCAGCCTCTACAACAGGACAAACTTCCTCTGCTACAGCCAATGTAAACCCAGCCGATACCGATACAAATGAGCCATTAACATTAACAGTGACTCCGGTAGACGGTCCATTCGTAGAAGACAGCACAAACGCAGGCGATACAGTAGCAACATCCACTGCAAATGACCCTGACGGCGGCGATATCACCTACACAATAGATGACACAACAAACTATGCCATCGATGCATCTACTGGAACAGTGACGCTCACAGCAGCAGGCGCAGCCGTAGTCAATGGTGGTGGCAATCTTCCAGACTTTACTGTAACAGCAGCCTCTACAACAGGACAAACTTCCTCTGCTACAGCCAATGTAAACCCAGCCGATACCGATACAAATGAGCCATTAACATTAACAGTGACTCCGGTAGACGGTCCATTCGTAGAAGACAGCACAAACGCAGGCGATACAGTAGCAACATCCACTGCAAATGACCCTGACGGCGGCGATATCACCTACACAATAGATGACACAACAAACTATGCCATCGATGCATCTACTGGAACAGTGACGCTCACAGCAGCAGGCGCAGCCGTAGTCAATGGTGGTGGCAATCTTCCAGACTTTACTGTAACAGCAGCCTCTACAACAGGACAAACTTCCTCTGCTACAGCCAATGTAAACCCAGCCGATACCGATACAAATGAGCCATTAACATTAACAGTGACTCCGGTAGACGGTCCATTCGTAGAAGACAGCACAAACGCAGGCGATACAGTAGCAACATCCACTGCAAATGACCCTGACGGCGGCGATATCACCTACACAATAGATGACACAACAAACTATGCCATCGATGCATCTACTGGAACAGTGACGCTCACAGCAGCAGGCGCAGCCGTAGTCAATGGTGGTGGCAATCTTCCAGACTTTACTGTAACAGCAGCCTCTACAAACAGGACAAACTTCCTCTGCTACAGCCAATGTAAACCCAGCCGATACCGAACAAATGAGCCATTAACATTAACAGTGACTCGTAGACGGTCCATTCGTAGAAGACAGCACAAACGCAGGCGATACAGTAGCAACATCCACTGCAAATGA